One genomic window of Polaromonas sp. SP1 includes the following:
- a CDS encoding amino acid ABC transporter permease, translating into MTWDWQVFLNDDGSGRTYLQWMFDAWGWTLSVAGASWVIAMLCGALIGTLRTLPNSPWLVRFANAWVELFRNVPLLVQIFIWYFVVPKIFPAMKDLPSFVLVVFALGFFTSARIAEQVRAGVQALPRGQRYAGMAMGFTTLQTYRYVILPMAFRIIIPPLTSESMNLLKNSSVAFAVSIAELTMFAMQAQEETSRGIEIYLAVTALYAVSAFAVNRVMAFVEKKVQIPGFVVAGSTGGGH; encoded by the coding sequence ATGACTTGGGATTGGCAGGTATTTTTAAATGATGACGGTAGCGGTCGCACCTACTTGCAGTGGATGTTTGACGCGTGGGGCTGGACGCTGTCCGTTGCCGGCGCCTCATGGGTGATCGCCATGCTGTGCGGCGCGCTCATCGGCACGCTGCGCACTTTGCCCAATAGCCCGTGGCTGGTGCGTTTCGCCAATGCCTGGGTCGAGCTGTTCCGCAATGTTCCCTTGCTGGTCCAGATTTTCATCTGGTACTTTGTGGTTCCCAAGATTTTCCCGGCGATGAAAGACCTGCCCAGCTTCGTGCTGGTCGTGTTTGCGCTCGGATTTTTCACCTCGGCGCGTATTGCCGAGCAAGTCAGGGCCGGTGTACAGGCGTTGCCCCGCGGTCAGCGCTACGCCGGTATGGCCATGGGCTTTACCACCCTGCAGACTTATCGCTATGTGATCTTGCCGATGGCATTTCGCATCATCATTCCGCCACTCACCAGTGAGTCGATGAATCTTTTGAAGAATTCCTCGGTCGCTTTTGCGGTGTCGATCGCCGAGCTCACCATGTTTGCAATGCAGGCGCAGGAAGAAACCTCGCGCGGCATTGAAATTTACCTGGCCGTGACGGCTCTTTATGCAGTGTCTGCCTTCGCGGTCAACCGGGTCATGGCCTTTGTTGAAAAGAAGGTTCAGATCCCCGGCTTCGTCGTAGCCGGCTCAACGGGCGGAGGACACTGA
- a CDS encoding transporter substrate-binding domain-containing protein, whose product MKLKLVALSIALLATGGAFADTLSKVKASGVVTMGVRDSSGALSYTLGDGKYTGYHVEICQRILAGLEKAAERKLEVKYQPVTSQNRIPLVQNGTVDIECGSTTNNATRQKDVAFVVTTFVEEVRIAVKANSGITSVAQLNGKTVATTTGTTSVQTLRKNKRATGVEFKEIFGKDHSDSFLLLESGRADAFVMDGSILAGNIATAKKPSDFKIVGEVLSVEPIAIMIRKDDPLLKRLADDTVKGMIKSGEMNKLWTKWFLSPIPPKNTKVGLALSASTKAAWDNPNDKPMEEYVQK is encoded by the coding sequence ATGAAACTCAAGCTTGTCGCTCTGTCCATCGCTTTGCTCGCCACCGGCGGTGCATTTGCCGATACCCTTTCCAAAGTCAAGGCTTCCGGCGTTGTCACCATGGGCGTTCGCGACTCGTCCGGTGCGCTGTCCTACACCCTGGGTGACGGCAAATACACCGGCTACCACGTTGAAATCTGCCAGCGCATCCTGGCCGGCCTCGAAAAGGCCGCCGAGCGCAAGCTGGAAGTCAAGTACCAGCCAGTGACTTCGCAAAACCGTATTCCCCTCGTGCAAAACGGCACGGTTGATATCGAGTGCGGCTCCACCACCAACAATGCGACCCGTCAAAAAGACGTGGCTTTCGTGGTGACCACTTTCGTCGAAGAAGTGCGTATTGCGGTCAAGGCGAACTCCGGCATCACCTCCGTGGCCCAGCTCAATGGCAAGACCGTTGCGACCACCACGGGTACCACGTCCGTGCAGACGCTGCGCAAGAACAAGCGCGCCACGGGCGTCGAGTTCAAGGAAATCTTCGGCAAGGACCATTCCGACAGCTTCCTGCTGCTCGAGTCCGGCCGCGCTGATGCGTTCGTGATGGACGGCTCCATCCTGGCCGGCAACATCGCCACCGCCAAGAAGCCTTCGGACTTCAAGATCGTCGGTGAAGTGCTGAGCGTGGAACCCATCGCCATCATGATCCGCAAGGACGACCCGCTGCTCAAGCGCCTGGCCGATGACACGGTCAAGGGCATGATCAAGTCCGGCGAGATGAACAAGCTCTGGACCAAGTGGTTCCTGTCGCCGATTCCTCCGAAGAACACCAAGGTCGGCCTGGCCCTGAGCGCCAGCACCAAAGCTGCGTGGGACAACCCGAACGACAAGCCAATGGAAGAGTACGTCCAGAAGTAA